One Leptidea sinapis chromosome 38, ilLepSina1.1, whole genome shotgun sequence DNA window includes the following coding sequences:
- the LOC126975878 gene encoding growth arrest and DNA damage-inducible proteins-interacting protein 1: MNLCLRRNLLRPSLKNILRSATTTPEIDTSDQVVIVDDTEDTLARELEIEKKRNISRLAPAHFNVMNNRRPYEEPKIIAHLTVKYNRKMYGKYGITSGVNPSICWPSKTDIQEIQEYEAVAFPYSIPDMMHAAAQKRKDEILRIAQRDKEVAAKFEKLDQWKKELNAKIAKKAAEVEAVKQKKERLIEEVRRHFGFKLDPKDERFQEMLAKKEKEQKKKEKLARQEAKEKIMFAKLQQQNADSENASKKSN, translated from the exons ATGAATTTGTGCTTGAGACGAAACCTGTTAAGGCCtagtcttaaaaatatattacgttCAGCAACTACAACGCCTGAAATAGACACAAGCGATCAAGTTGTAATTGTTGATGATACTGAAGACACACTTGCTAGAGAATTAGAAATAGAGAAAAAGAGAAATATATCTCGTTTAGctcctgcccatttcaatgttATGAATAACAGGCGGCCATATGAAGAACCTAAGATCATAGCTCATTTAACTGTCAAATATAACCGAAAAATGTATGGAAAATATGGAATTACAAGTGGTGTGAATCCaa GTATTTGCTGGCCCTCAAAAACAGACATCCAGGAAATACAAGAATATGAGGCTGTTGCATTTCCTTATTCAATACCAGATATGATGCATGCTGCTGCACAGAAGAGAAAAGATGAAATATTGAGGATAGCACAGAGAGACAAAGAAGTGGCTGCTAAGTTTGAAAAGTTAGATCAATGGAAGAAAGAGCTAAATGCTAAGATAGCCAAGAAAGCTGCTGAAGTGGAAGCTGTCAAG caAAAGAAAGAGCGCCTCATAGAAGAAGTACGTAGACACTTCGGATTTAAATTAGATCCCAAAGATGAGAGATTCCAAGAGATGTTGGCAAAGAAAGAAAAGGAacagaagaagaaagaaaagcTGGCTCGTCAAGAggcaaaagaaaaaataatgtttgccAAGCTACAGCAACAGAATGCCGACTCAGAAAATGCAAGCAAAAAGAGTAATTGA
- the LOC126975879 gene encoding clathrin light chain isoform X2, translating to MDDFGDHFVQPDVDPAAEFLAREQNQLAGLEDDLETATPPIALSTASNGFEDFVEVPSAAAFEANGLLDDEPTTTPAPAPSVFRQEREEPEKIKLWREEQKKRLEEKDAEEERKKQEMLKIAKKELEDWYKTHEEQIAKTKAANRNAEKALARGSESTVEDGSEWTRVAELCDFGPRRGRDVARLRSIVLQLKQSGVRPNYPPRPKVA from the exons ATGGATGATTTTGGTGACCACTTCGTGCAACCAGATGTAGACCCAGCAGCAGAGTTTTTAGCTAGAGAACAAAACCAATTAGCTGGTCTTGAAGATGACTTAGAAACTGCTACGCCCCCCATTGCTTTGTCCACAGCTTCCAATGGTTTCGAAGACTTTGTcg AAGTTCCAAGTGCAGCAGCATTTGAAGCAAATGGTCTCTTGGATGATGAACCTACAACCACTCCGGCTCCTGCACCATCAGTGTTCAGACAAGAAAGAGAGGAACCAGAGAAAATCAAACTGTGGAGAGAAGAGCAGAAGAAAAGACTAGAAGAGAAAG ATGCAGAGGAAGAAAGGAAGAAACAAGAGATGCTTAAAATTGCAAAGAAAGAATTAGAAGACTGGTACAAAACTCATGAGGAACAAATAGCGAAAACTAAAGCAGCCAACAG AAATGCCGAAAAGGCTCTCGCCCGTGGTTCTGAGAGCACTGTAGAAGACGGTAGCGAGTGGACGCGAGTCGCGGAACTGTGCGACTTCGGTCCCAGACGCGGCCGCGATGTCGCGCGACTCAGGTCTATTGTTCTGCAGCTAAAACAGTCTGGTGTCCGCCCCAACTACCCACCACGACCTAAAGT GGCCTGA
- the LOC126975879 gene encoding clathrin light chain isoform X1 produces the protein MDDFGDHFVQPDVDPAAEFLAREQNQLAGLEDDLETATPPIALSTASNGFEDFVEVPSAAAFEANGLLDDEPTTTPAPAPSVFRQEREEPEKIKLWREEQKKRLEEKDAEEERKKQEMLKIAKKELEDWYKTHEEQIAKTKAANRESAKNAEKALARGSESTVEDGSEWTRVAELCDFGPRRGRDVARLRSIVLQLKQSGVRPNYPPRPKVA, from the exons ATGGATGATTTTGGTGACCACTTCGTGCAACCAGATGTAGACCCAGCAGCAGAGTTTTTAGCTAGAGAACAAAACCAATTAGCTGGTCTTGAAGATGACTTAGAAACTGCTACGCCCCCCATTGCTTTGTCCACAGCTTCCAATGGTTTCGAAGACTTTGTcg AAGTTCCAAGTGCAGCAGCATTTGAAGCAAATGGTCTCTTGGATGATGAACCTACAACCACTCCGGCTCCTGCACCATCAGTGTTCAGACAAGAAAGAGAGGAACCAGAGAAAATCAAACTGTGGAGAGAAGAGCAGAAGAAAAGACTAGAAGAGAAAG ATGCAGAGGAAGAAAGGAAGAAACAAGAGATGCTTAAAATTGCAAAGAAAGAATTAGAAGACTGGTACAAAACTCATGAGGAACAAATAGCGAAAACTAAAGCAGCCAACAG GGAGTCTGCTAA AAATGCCGAAAAGGCTCTCGCCCGTGGTTCTGAGAGCACTGTAGAAGACGGTAGCGAGTGGACGCGAGTCGCGGAACTGTGCGACTTCGGTCCCAGACGCGGCCGCGATGTCGCGCGACTCAGGTCTATTGTTCTGCAGCTAAAACAGTCTGGTGTCCGCCCCAACTACCCACCACGACCTAAAGT GGCCTGA